The nucleotide window CTCATAGACTCACAAACCACGCCTCGCCAGATCGGACGGGCTAGGTGTTTTGCGCAGGTAAAGGAGGAGCCCGCGTAGCGGGCGGGGGACACGGAGCAAAACGTCTAGCCCGTCCGATCCCCCACAAATAGCGACAACAAAGGAACTCAGGCCGCCCCAATATTCGGAATCAACCCACCCACCGGCTGCCCATTCTTCAAAGCCGCAGTAAACGCCAACATCCGGTCAATCGGCAATCGCGCGCGCAAACCAAGCGTCGGATCCACCTGAATCTCGTTGATGCCGTGTTCCAGCACCATGGCCACACCGGCCAGGCCATTCATCGCCATCCAGGGACAGTGCGCACAGCTTTTACAGGTGGCGCTGTTGCCCGCAGTGGGTGCTTCGATAAACGTCTTGCCGGGGTTCAGCGTACGCAGCTTGTGCAGCATGCCGTTGTCTGTGGCGACGATAAACTCGGTCGCGTCAAAAGTTTGCGCGGCTTTGAGGATGGCGCTGGTGGAGCCGACTGCATCCGCCAACGAAATCACGTCCTGTGGCGATTCTGGATGCACCAAAACCTTGGCCTTGGGGTGCTCCTTGATCAGGGCTTCCAACTCAAACGCCTTGAACTCGTCATGCACGATACAGGCGCCTTCCCAGAACACCATGTCGGCGCCCGTCTCGCGCTGGATGTAGCCACCCAGATGTTTGTCGGGCGCCCAAAGAATTTTCTGGCCCTTGTCCTTCAGCGCGCGAACAATGTCCAACGCGCAACTGCTGGTCACCAGCCAGTCGGCCCGGGCTTTGACTTCGGCGCTGGTGTTGGCATAGACAACGACCGTGCGATCCGGATGCGCATCGCAAAACGCGTTGAACTCCTTGATCGGGCAACCCAGGTCGAGCGAACAGGTCGCGTCGAGATCGGGCATCAGCACGGTCTTGTGCGGTGACAAAATCTTGCTGGTCTCGCCCATGAATTTCACGCCCGACACCACCAGCGTCTGTGCCGGATGGTCGCGACCAAAGCGGGCCATCTCCAGTGAATCGCTGACCAGTCCACCGGTTTCTTCGGCCAGATCCTGCAAGTCCGGGTGCACATAATAGTGCGACACCATGACCGCGTTCTTTTCCTTCAGCAGCCGCTTGATCTTCTCTTTGAGCGCCGTGCGCTCCGAAGGTGTGGGCTCCACCGGCACACGCGCCCACGCATGTTGGGTGCTGCAGGCAGGCTGTTCGTATTCAACGTCGATCACATCCGTTGCTGACATCACAGATCCTCAAAACGCATGGAAAAATCGGTCGCCTTGACGTCTTTGGTCAATGCGCCAATCGAGATGCGGTCCACACCGGTCGCGGCGATGTCGCGCACCGTGTCCAGATTCACGCCACCCGACACTTCCAGAATCGCACGGCCTGCGTTGATAGCGACGGCTTCGCGCAATTGCACCAGCGTCATGTTGTCCAGCAGCACCATCTTCGCGCCCGCGTCCAGCGCTTCGCGCAACTGGGCCAGCGTCTCCACTTCGATTTCGATGAAGGTCGCGGACTGTGCCGCCTGCGTCGCACGGGTCAGTGCAGCGGTCACGCCACCTGCGGCTGCAATGTGGTTTTCCTTGATCAGCACGGCATCATGCAGGCCGATGCGGTGGTTGGTTCCGCCACCGGTGCGCACCGCGTACTTCTGCGCCAGGCGCAAACCGGGCAGCGTCTTGCGCGTGTCCACAATCGCCGCGCGGTTGCCGGGTACGCTGGCAACCGCGTCCACAAACACAGCTGTTTTGCTGGCCACGGCGCTGAGCAGTTGCAAAAAGTTCAGCGCCGTGCGCTCGGCCGTCAGCAAGGCCTGGGCGTTGCCTTCGATCTCCACCACCACCTGATCGGCAACACAGCGCTGGCCTTCGCGTACATGCCAGACGATGGCGGCACTCGGGTCCAGCGCGCGCACTGCGGCCGTGGCCCAGGGTTCGCCACAGATGACAGCGGCTTCGCGTGCCAGCACGCGCGCACGTGCGCGGCGGGTGGGGTCGACCAAAGCGGCGGTCAGGTCACCGGCCCCCACGTCTTCAGTCAGGGCACGAGCCACATCAGTCTGGGCCAGGGTGGCGATGGCAGAAGGGGAAAAGTCAAAATTAGGCATAGGAGCCCAAGGATAACGGCATTGCCCACAAGACACAGAGAGACTGCATCTCACCCGTCGACCCCAATGGCTGTGTCAGAATCTTTTCCGGCTTTTATAAAAAACAGGGAGTTTGATATGCATACATGGATCGCACGCGCGATGCTGGCACTCGCGTGCCTGGTTACCTCTGCCGCCTGGGCGCAAGCGCTGAGCAAAGAGGAAAGCGACAAAATATGGGCAGATGCAACGGCAGCCTCCACCACAGGCCCCGCAAGCATCACCCTTTCCAACCAGGCGAAACTGGCACTCGACAAAGGTCAAACATTTGTGCCACAGCCGCAAGCCGGCAAGGTACTGAATGCCATGGGCAATCCCGGTCAAGACCCTGCACTGCAGGGTTTGGTTTTCCCCACCGACAACGCGCCGTGGTTCATGACGATCCGTTACCAGGACTCTGGCTACGTGAAAGACGACGATGCGAAAGAGTGGAACGCCGACGATTTGCTCAAGAGCTACCGTGAAGGAACGGAAGCCTCCAACGAAGAGCGCAAAAAAATGGGCGTTGCCGGGATCGAAATTTTGGGTTGGGCCCAAAAGCCCACGTATGACAGCAACACACACCGCCTGGCCTGGGCCATGTCCTCTCGCGATATCGGTGCGCCCGACAATGCACCGCAAGGCGTGAACTACAACACCTATGCGCTGGGCCGCGAGGGTTACTTCAGCATGAACCTGGTCACGGGTCTGGCCGAACTACCCACCTACAAACCGCAGGCCCACATCCTGCTGGATGCGTTGCAATTCAACGACGGGAAACGTTACGCTGATTTCAACTCCAGCACCGACAAAGTTGCGGAATATGGACTGGCCGCGCTGGTTGTTGGCGTAGCCGCCAAGAAGCTGGGATTCTTCGCAATGATTGCGCTATTTTTGGCCAAATTTGCGAAGGTCATTGCATTGGCAGTCGTCGCTTTTGGTAGCGTTGCACTCAAGTTTTTCAAGAAAAAACCCGCAGCGACGGCGCCTGTGGCGAACAACGAATCCTTGCCCCCTCCTGCTACCTGAGATCTGGGCCTCACACACCTCGGTGAGAGAGTGCTATGAAGCTGCTTTTACTGCTGCTGTCCGGTGTCAAACTGGGCAAGCTATTGACGACTGGCGGCACGATGTTGCTGTCGGTGTTGGTGTACGCCTGGATTTACGGCTGGCGCTATGCGGTGGGCTTTGTCCTGCTGCTGTTTGTGCATGAAATGGGGCACTACCTTGCCGCACGACAACGTGGGCTGAACGTGGGCGCGCCCACGTTCATTCCTTTCGTCGGTGCCTGGATTGAACTCAAGGACATTCCGCACGACGCGGAGACGGAAGCCTGGGTCGGTCTGGGCGGCCCACTGTTAGGCAGCATAGGCGCCTTGGTCTGCTACTTCGCTGCGCGCGAAACCGACAGCAAGCTGCTGCTGGCCATTGCCTATTCGGGCTTCTTCTTGAATCTTTTCAACCTGATTCCACTATCGCCGTTGGACGGCGGGCGCATTACTGCAGTATTGTCTCCACGCATCTGGCTACTCGGCGTACCGGTCCTAATAGGAGTTTTCCTGTGGCGCCCCAGTCCTATGCTGGTGCTGATCGCATTTCTTGCAGCACCGCAGGTCTGGAAAGCCATCCAATACCGCTCCGACAGCCTGGAAGCCCAGACCTATTACGCAGTGAGCCCGGCTGTACGGCTGGAATACGCCAGCTATTACATGGGACTCACATTATTTCTGGCGGTCATGACCCATGATGTGCACGAAATGTTGGGGCCGGCGATCAAGTAGCAGGCGGGCCCCGGAGCCGGGCCGGTAAAATGAACCCAACGAGGTAAATCCCATGAATATCTTCCGCCGCGCGGACTACAAATCCGAAGTAACCCAGTTCATTGACACGCTCAAGGTGGCCAAACCGACGCTGGAAGCCGAGCAGCGCCAGGGACGCGAGCTGCTGTGGGACAAAAAGATCGACCGCACTGCAGTGAAAGCCTATGGCGAAGCCCGCGTGGCGCAAAAACCCTACGTCTACCAGACTAGCGAAAAATAAGAGCTAAATTAGCCTCTAGCCCGCATGGGTATTGCGCAAGAAGCTCTTAATTCAATAGCAAATCATGACTTCCCCTTCTGCGGATAGCAGCGCGGACGCGGCCGACATCGCCGCCATGCCCACCGTGGTGGACAGGGTGGCACTGGCCCGCCTGTACGGCGAGCCGCTGTTTGCCATGCCGCAGGACCTGTACATCCCGCCGGACGCGCTGGAGGTGTTTCTGGAGGCCTTTGAGGGCCCGCTGGACTTGCTGCTGTACCTGATCCGCAAGCAGAATTTCAATATTCTGGACATTCCCATGCTCAGCGTGACCAAGCAGTACTTGGTCTACGTGGACGAGATCCGCAAGCACAACCTGGAGCTGGCGGCCGAATACCTGCTGATGGCGGCCATGCTGATCGAGATCAAATCGCGCATGCTGCTGCCGCCCAAGAAGGTGGCCGAAGGCGAAGAAGCCGAAGATCCACGCGCCGAGCTGGTGCGCCGCCTGCTGGAATACGAACAAATGAAGCTGGCCGCGGCCCGCCTCAACACCATCCCGCAGTACGGCCGCGACTTTCTGAAAGCCAGCGTCTATATCGAACAAAGCCTGCAGCCGCGTTTTCCAGATGTGCACCTGGTCGATCTGCAGGAAGCTTGGCGCGACATCCTCAAACGCGCCAAACTGATCCAGCACCACAAGATCAGCCGCGAAGAGCTTTCCGTGCGTGAACACATGAGCATCGTGCTCAAAAAGCTGCAAGGGCGGCGTTTTGTCGGGTTTGAAGACCTGTTTGATCCGTCCAATGGCACTCCGGTACTGGTGGTGACCTTTATCGCCCTGCTGGAGTTGGCCAAGGAAACCCTGATCGAAATCACCCAGGCCGAAGCCTTCGCACCCATCTACGTGCGCTTGGCCTATTCCCCCACCTGATCACGGGTTCGTCGCGCAGCGACACTTTTGTTTTAGCGGTTAGTATTCGGGCCGCAAGCACCCCCCAACCCTGTTGATGGAGTTCCCTTCCATGGCCCAAGAATCTGCTGGCAACGCTTCTGCTGCTGCCTCGCCTTACGGCACCCTGCCCCCGGCTTCACCGCTGGCCACCCGCAAGCCCATCAGCCTGCCGCGCATCCAGGAAATGCACACGCGCGGCGAGAAGATCACCATGCTCACGGCCTACGACGCAACCTTTGCCGCCGTGGCCGACGCCGCGGGTGTGGAATGCATCCTGGTCGGCGACTCGCTCGGCATGGTCTGCCAGGGCCTGCACAGCACCGTGGGCGTGACACTGGAAGACATGGCGTACCACACCGAAAGTGTGGCCCGTGGCCTGCGCCGTTCGCAAGGCACAGCCTGGCTCATCGGTGACCTGCCGTTTGGCAGCTACCAGGAGTCCAAAGAACAAGCCGTGCGCAGCGCCTCCGTGCTAATGCAGGCCGGTGCCCACATGGTCAAGCTGGAAGGCGGCGGCTGGACCACCGAGGTGGTGCACTTTCTGGTGGAGCGCGGTATCCCCGTCTGCGCCCACTTGGGTCTGACACCGCAAACCGTGCACGCGCTGGGCGGTTACCGCGTGCAGGGCCGTGGCGATGTGGCCTCGGATCTGATGAAGAAACAAGCCCTGGCATTGCAGGACGCGGGCGCGTCCATGGTGGTACTGGAAATGGTGCCCGCACCGCTGTCGGCCGAACTGACCCAAGAACTCCCCCACTGCGCAACCATCGGTATTGGTGCGGGTAAAGGCACGGCCGGCCAGGTGCTGGTGCTGCACGACATGCTGGGCGTGAACCTAGGCAAGAACCCCAAGTTCGTGCGCAACTTCATGCAGGAATCCACCAGCATCCGCGGTGCGATGGAGGCCTATGTAGCAGCCGTGAAAAACGGCAGCTTCCCGGACGATGCCATCCACGCCTGGTGATTTTCACGACCTCTAAGCTATGCAAATCATCCACACCATCGCCGAGCTGCGCACGGCACTGAACGCCTACCGCCACCCCGCCGTGGTGCCCACCATGGGCAACCTGCACGCAGGCCACTTGGCCCTGGTGCGCCAGGCCAAGCCGCTAGGCGATGTGACCGTCTCCACCATCTTTGTGAACCGGCTGCAGTTCGCACCGCACGAAGACTTCGACACCTACCCGCGCACGCTGGAAGCCGACTGCGCCCAGCTCGAAGCGGCCGGCTGCGACATCGTGTTTGCGCCGAAAGAGGCAGAGCTGTACCCCCAGCCACAAACCTTCAAGATGCACCCGCCCACCGAGCTGGCCGACATTCTGGAAGGCCACTTCCGCCCCGGCTTTTTCATTGGCGTGTGTACCGTAGTGATGAAGCTGCTGGCCTGCACCCAGGCTCGCACTGCGCTGTTTGGCAAAAAGGATTACCAGCAGCTCATGGTCATCCGCAACATGGTCAAGCAGTTTGCCTTGCCCGTGGACGTGATTGGCGGCGAGACCCAACGCAACGAAGCCGGCTTGGCCCTGTCCAGCCGCAACGGTTACCTGAGCCCGACGCAGCGTGAAGAGGCTTTGCTGCTGTCGGCCACGCTCAAGAAAATCGTGGCCGCCTTGCGCGCGGGCGGTGCAGACATCAACGCCCTCGAAACCGAGGCCATGCTGACCCTGCGCAGCGCGGGCTGGATGCCCGACTACGTCGCAGTGCGCCGCCAGGCCGACCTGCAGGCGCCGCAGCCCGGCGACCCCATGGTGGTATTGGCCGCAGCCCGACTGGGCTCCACGCGGCTGATCGACAACATGGAGGTGTGAGCCCCATGCGCCCGCACGCCGTGGCATGGGCACTTCTGGGGATGGCGGCAGCCAGCGTGCAGGCCGATACGCTGACCACGCCGTCGTTTGAAATCCGCATCACCGTGCAGTGCCCGGAAGGCAACATCAGCTGTGACGATGTGGTGTACGTCGGGAAAAACCGCAAGACCGGTCAAAGCATCACGCTCAAAGGCAGCACCTGGCACACCCGTTGCGCCGATGGCGTCACGCCCTGCCGGTTTATGGGTTACCAGTTCCGCAACGGCAAAGTAATCTATTCCGTGCTGGAAGAAGGCTACCTGCGCGTGACCCAGGGCAAGAAGCTGTTGCTGGAAGAACAAGGCGAATGGGATTACGGCAACACGCCGTAAAACCGCCCTGACGGGCAAAGGTGTTATGCCGTTGTCTCAGCACGCGGCGGCAGGGACCTGGGAAGCCGAACCCTAAACACCGTCCCTTCACCCCATTTGGACTGGACGGTGACACTGCCGCCCAAAGTCTTGGTAGCCAAGTTTTGCACGATGGCCATGCCCAGGCCAGTGCCGCCCTTGCCGATTTTGGTACTGAAGAACGGTTCGAACAGTTTTTCGAGATTCTCGGGCGGGATACCGACACCGTTGTCACGCACCTCCAGCGTCACCCACTCTCCGTCAGCATGCGCGCTCAGCGTCAACACGCCCGCGGTCATGCCCTCAAATGCATGCAGGTAGGCGTTGTTAACCAGGTTGATCACAATCTGCCCCAGCGGGCCAGGCTGGCTGTCCATCGCAATACCGGCTGGAATGTCCAGCGCGATGTGGTGGGCATGTTGCTTGAGGCTGGGGCTCAGGGTTTGCACAATCTCTGTGACCACCTGGGCCAGATCAAATCGGCGGCGTTGCTCACTGGCCTGGTCGGCCGCCACTTGCCGAAAGTTTTTCAGCAACTCATTCGCACGATTGAGGTTGCCCTCAATGAGTTCTGCCCCCTGATCCACCAGGTCCATGAAGTGGTTCATGTCAGAGCGTTTCAGCGCACCGTCCGACAGGCGCCTGCGAAAGTCCCGCGTGCCCGCCGCCACTGTGCTGGCCGCAATGAGGCTGTTGCCCAGCGGCGTGCCCAGCTCATGCGACAGCCCGGCCATCAGGGTGCTCATGGTGGCGCGTGCTTCACTGCTGGCCAGGCTTTGGCGTGAGTCGCGCAACTGCTGCAAGGTGGCTTCCAGCTCGGCAGTGCGCTCTGCCACACGGTCTTCCAGTTGTTCGTTGAGTGCCATCAGGTCGGCCTCGGCCTTTTTGATGGCAGACACATCGAGGTGGATTCCCGAGATACTCAATGCCTTGCCATCGGCATCCCGTATCCAGGCTTTGCCGTGGGAAAGCACCCAGACCCAGTGCCCTTGCTTGTGCTGCACACGAAACTCGGCTTCGTACACAGGCGTTTCACCCACCCAGTGCGCATCCCACAAACTGGACACATGCGCCAGATCCTCCGGGTGCACGACGTTGCGGAAGTCGCCGGCAATCTGCGCCTCCATCTCTGTGACGCTGTAACCGAGCATCTGTGCGTACTTGTCATTGATGCGATCTTCGCCAGTGACAAAGTCATGCTCCCAGGTGCCCGCATCGGTCCCGTCCACGATATTTGACAGGCGTTGGCGCTCATGGCGCAGTGCATTCTCGGCATTGATCCGCTCGGTGATATCCAGGTAGGTTCCAACAAAACGCAAGGGGGCACCCGTCGCATCGCGCTGCGTAATCCGGCTGCGGCTGTGCACCCAGACCCAGTGTCCCAGTTTGTGTTTCACGCGGTAGTCCGCATTCAGGG belongs to Rhodoferax saidenbachensis and includes:
- the nadA gene encoding quinolinate synthase NadA; this translates as MSATDVIDVEYEQPACSTQHAWARVPVEPTPSERTALKEKIKRLLKEKNAVMVSHYYVHPDLQDLAEETGGLVSDSLEMARFGRDHPAQTLVVSGVKFMGETSKILSPHKTVLMPDLDATCSLDLGCPIKEFNAFCDAHPDRTVVVYANTSAEVKARADWLVTSSCALDIVRALKDKGQKILWAPDKHLGGYIQRETGADMVFWEGACIVHDEFKAFELEALIKEHPKAKVLVHPESPQDVISLADAVGSTSAILKAAQTFDATEFIVATDNGMLHKLRTLNPGKTFIEAPTAGNSATCKSCAHCPWMAMNGLAGVAMVLEHGINEIQVDPTLGLRARLPIDRMLAFTAALKNGQPVGGLIPNIGAA
- the nadC gene encoding carboxylating nicotinate-nucleotide diphosphorylase, which translates into the protein MPNFDFSPSAIATLAQTDVARALTEDVGAGDLTAALVDPTRRARARVLAREAAVICGEPWATAAVRALDPSAAIVWHVREGQRCVADQVVVEIEGNAQALLTAERTALNFLQLLSAVASKTAVFVDAVASVPGNRAAIVDTRKTLPGLRLAQKYAVRTGGGTNHRIGLHDAVLIKENHIAAAGGVTAALTRATQAAQSATFIEIEVETLAQLREALDAGAKMVLLDNMTLVQLREAVAINAGRAILEVSGGVNLDTVRDIAATGVDRISIGALTKDVKATDFSMRFEDL
- a CDS encoding DUF2167 domain-containing protein is translated as MHTWIARAMLALACLVTSAAWAQALSKEESDKIWADATAASTTGPASITLSNQAKLALDKGQTFVPQPQAGKVLNAMGNPGQDPALQGLVFPTDNAPWFMTIRYQDSGYVKDDDAKEWNADDLLKSYREGTEASNEERKKMGVAGIEILGWAQKPTYDSNTHRLAWAMSSRDIGAPDNAPQGVNYNTYALGREGYFSMNLVTGLAELPTYKPQAHILLDALQFNDGKRYADFNSSTDKVAEYGLAALVVGVAAKKLGFFAMIALFLAKFAKVIALAVVAFGSVALKFFKKKPAATAPVANNESLPPPAT
- a CDS encoding site-2 protease family protein; the protein is MKLLLLLLSGVKLGKLLTTGGTMLLSVLVYAWIYGWRYAVGFVLLLFVHEMGHYLAARQRGLNVGAPTFIPFVGAWIELKDIPHDAETEAWVGLGGPLLGSIGALVCYFAARETDSKLLLAIAYSGFFLNLFNLIPLSPLDGGRITAVLSPRIWLLGVPVLIGVFLWRPSPMLVLIAFLAAPQVWKAIQYRSDSLEAQTYYAVSPAVRLEYASYYMGLTLFLAVMTHDVHEMLGPAIK
- a CDS encoding DUF3460 family protein, yielding MNIFRRADYKSEVTQFIDTLKVAKPTLEAEQRQGRELLWDKKIDRTAVKAYGEARVAQKPYVYQTSEK
- a CDS encoding segregation and condensation protein A translates to MTSPSADSSADAADIAAMPTVVDRVALARLYGEPLFAMPQDLYIPPDALEVFLEAFEGPLDLLLYLIRKQNFNILDIPMLSVTKQYLVYVDEIRKHNLELAAEYLLMAAMLIEIKSRMLLPPKKVAEGEEAEDPRAELVRRLLEYEQMKLAAARLNTIPQYGRDFLKASVYIEQSLQPRFPDVHLVDLQEAWRDILKRAKLIQHHKISREELSVREHMSIVLKKLQGRRFVGFEDLFDPSNGTPVLVVTFIALLELAKETLIEITQAEAFAPIYVRLAYSPT
- the panB gene encoding 3-methyl-2-oxobutanoate hydroxymethyltransferase, yielding MAQESAGNASAAASPYGTLPPASPLATRKPISLPRIQEMHTRGEKITMLTAYDATFAAVADAAGVECILVGDSLGMVCQGLHSTVGVTLEDMAYHTESVARGLRRSQGTAWLIGDLPFGSYQESKEQAVRSASVLMQAGAHMVKLEGGGWTTEVVHFLVERGIPVCAHLGLTPQTVHALGGYRVQGRGDVASDLMKKQALALQDAGASMVVLEMVPAPLSAELTQELPHCATIGIGAGKGTAGQVLVLHDMLGVNLGKNPKFVRNFMQESTSIRGAMEAYVAAVKNGSFPDDAIHAW
- the panC gene encoding pantoate--beta-alanine ligase; its protein translation is MQIIHTIAELRTALNAYRHPAVVPTMGNLHAGHLALVRQAKPLGDVTVSTIFVNRLQFAPHEDFDTYPRTLEADCAQLEAAGCDIVFAPKEAELYPQPQTFKMHPPTELADILEGHFRPGFFIGVCTVVMKLLACTQARTALFGKKDYQQLMVIRNMVKQFALPVDVIGGETQRNEAGLALSSRNGYLSPTQREEALLLSATLKKIVAALRAGGADINALETEAMLTLRSAGWMPDYVAVRRQADLQAPQPGDPMVVLAAARLGSTRLIDNMEV
- a CDS encoding PAS domain-containing protein — its product is MTEPGVRFQWYAAGLVLAAIGLFLVYFIWNEHSRTLEREQERLLTQIRVIDANLIQQLVGVNAAMLSMGPQTATANPVRDQDRSATLRVLTEAMPAVRTMQILDASGKTISASRPKAIGFDASQRPYFLTVKNHPDAGILSVSAPFTTALNVYALQLVRAWTDDKKQFVGATTATLDPDYFKVLMRSVLYADDMRATLIHGDGLAFLTLPDNINIQGSNLNKPGTVFTQHLETGQVESFHMVHVTTTGDLRMVAYRTVWPAGLKMDKPLMLAVSREADSVLAPWRQLSLALGAAYTLVCALVLGGVYLVRRKQNALAKLASAHARQVQEQAERLDLALAGGNLGLFDLDMVTGVRRVNARAKEIVGDSLDDPPDTFATWSDRIHPDDQAQARALREAHEQGQSDALNADYRVKHKLGHWVWVHSRSRITQRDATGAPLRFVGTYLDITERINAENALRHERQRLSNIVDGTDAGTWEHDFVTGEDRINDKYAQMLGYSVTEMEAQIAGDFRNVVHPEDLAHVSSLWDAHWVGETPVYEAEFRVQHKQGHWVWVLSHGKAWIRDADGKALSISGIHLDVSAIKKAEADLMALNEQLEDRVAERTAELEATLQQLRDSRQSLASSEARATMSTLMAGLSHELGTPLGNSLIAASTVAAGTRDFRRRLSDGALKRSDMNHFMDLVDQGAELIEGNLNRANELLKNFRQVAADQASEQRRRFDLAQVVTEIVQTLSPSLKQHAHHIALDIPAGIAMDSQPGPLGQIVINLVNNAYLHAFEGMTAGVLTLSAHADGEWVTLEVRDNGVGIPPENLEKLFEPFFSTKIGKGGTGLGMAIVQNLATKTLGGSVTVQSKWGEGTVFRVRLPRSLPPRAETTA